GCAATTTGTTTTTACTTCTTCGTTTCATGGGTTGATGTTTTCCATTATCTACAACAAACCATTTTGGGCTTCTTTTTCAAAAAATGAAGGTCGAGCTAAGTCCATTTTGGAACAACTGGGAATAAGCGAGCGTCTGCTTCCTCCCATGAGCCAAATACCTCGCACTTGTCATCTTATTGATTACCTTAATGTTATGGAACGATTAAATCTGCTTCAGCAGGAAAGTATCGCTTATTTAGGTGATGCATTAAATAATGATTGTTAACTATTATGAAGAAAGAGGTTGTTGCATATTGGTTGTTTGCACTTGGTATTTTCTTGTTAGTTCTAAAATCTATGGGGGCATATTTTCTTTGGAATGTCAGCATTGGCCCCTTGTCTTTACTTGTGACCTTGATAGGTTTGGTTTATGCCAAAACGCAGAAACAGCTGTATAATTCGAGACATTTTATATATGCGTTTTTATTCCTTATACTATATAGCATTTGGGACAGAGATATTATGTCTCAGATAAACATTGGCAATATTATGCCCTGTATCCCAATTTTATTAGTACTGATGATGCCAACAAAAGATAAAAGGACTTTGCTTTCTTTTTGTTCTTGTGGATTAGCATTCATTTCGGGCATTTCACTTATAGCTTTTATTTTATTGTTCTTTACAGAATTGCCCAATGTGGGAATTATTTCCGATGAAACTGCTGAAAATTACTCATATACGAACTACATTATTCTATTAAAAGGAGCTTTCTATGACATTCGCTTTAACGCCATATTTAGAGAGCCTGGACATTTAGCAATGATAGCAAGCTACTTTTTATTTGCCAATCGTTATGATATGAAGAAATGGTATAACATTGTGCTGTTGATTGTCATCGGTTTTACTTTGTCTTTGGCAGGCTATGTGTTGACGATAGTAGGCTATATGTTCAATTTGCTTTTAGCTGGCAGATTAACAACAGTATTCAAGAAACTGATTCCATACGTTATAGTAATGGTTATAGCCATGTTAGGTATTATGAGTTATAATCGCGGGCACAATTTTGTGAACGAATTAATCATCGCTCGCCTTGAATACGATGAAGATAAAGGTGTACAGGGGAATAACAGGGTAAATGACTATACGGATACTTATTTTAAAAATATAATAAGTGATGGTTCATTCATTATTGGAACTGGACGTGATAAACAATCCCACCTTGCTTCTATTGGCAAAGTTACAGGATCTGGATATAAAATACATATCATAGCAAGAGGGTTAATAGGAACATTTTTCATTTTCATGTTTTACTATGTATTGGCAAAGAACGCTCCTTATCGGCGATTCGCATTCTTAATGCTTTTACTGTATTGCCTATCCTTTTGGCAAAGAGCTTATCCAAGTTGGCCTGCATGGATTATTCCATTTATAACTTCCATTTATATTTACAGACCTCAAGCTATGCTGCGTCAACAAAAACATAATACGATTGAACGAGAATGTTTAGTGTAATTATTCTCTTTTGGCATAAAAATCACGTGTATAAAAATTTAGGTGCAAAAAATCTCATATGACATGAAAAAAATATTGTACATAGTACATAGTTCCAAGATGGGAGGTGCAACTATTTCTTTTCTAAATATGGTATGTGGCATGAAAATGGCAGGTTATGAACCTGTTATCGTTTATCCAGATTATAACGAGACGTTTATTAGCATACTTAAGCAGAATGATTTGGAACATATCAGAATGGATTTAACGCCTCTTATTTTAAATACAAGTTCATTAAAAAATAAGATTTTGTATTTCTATCATTTCGCCACTCTCACAATTCGATTAAAGAAAACTACAAAGTCATTTGAAAGATTGGTTCGTAAAGTAAAACCAGACCTCATACATACTAATACAGGAATCATTCACGAAGGTTTCTTTGCTGCAAAAAAATTGGGAATACCCCATGTTTGGCATTTACGTGAATATCAAGATCTGGACTTTGGATGGACAATCTACCCATCTAAAAAGAAATTTATCAATGCGTTATCAGCAAGTAATGTGATTGCCATTTCCCATGGAATATTTAACCATTTCAAGTTATCCACTGCTAAAGATAGGGTTATATACAATGGAATATTATCCAAAACTGAAATAACATATAACCCCAAAAAACAAAAATATTTCCTATGTGCAAGCAGAGTGGTTGCATCCAAAGGACATGAAGACGTTGTAAAAGCATTTGCTTCTTTCAGTAAATACCACCCTGATTATCGCTTGGTTATACTTGGTGATGGTCATAAAAAATTTATTGACCACTTGCATAAATTAGCTGAAAAATTGGGATGCAAGGAGCTTATAAAGTTTGAAGGCTATAAAACCGTACCTGAAACTGTAAAATGTATGCAGAATGCCAAAGCATTGATTGTGGCATCCAAATTTGAAGGATTTGGCCGAATGACGGCAGAGGCTGCTTTTGCTGGATGTTTTGTTTTAGGACGTGACACAGGAGGTACAAAAGAAATTATTGAACACACAAACGGTATTTTATTTCATGATACAAACGGGTTGATTCGTGCTATGAATGATGTGTGTTCTCTGAATGAGGACACATATTCTCAACGTGTCATACAAGGACAATGTTTTGCTGTAGATAATTACTCTATAGAAAAAAATATACAGAAAATTATTCAATATTATTCCTTTCTTCTTGATAGAATAGTCTAATTGTAATACAATATATTATGAGTCATGTAATATGTTATTCTCTATTTAAGTTGCTTCACCCATTTAGTCAAATAATATCTCGTGTAATAGATCATTTGTACTCTCTTATAGTTACGAGTTCGCTTAGGCATATAGGGAAGAATAGTTTTATCCGTTATAAAATGAGGCTGCTAAAAGGGGCGAGGTACATTACTGTCGGTCATAATTCACACTTTGGTGTACAAGCAGAACTAACGGCTTGGGATACGTTCGGCGATGACAGATTTACCCCAAGCATTGAAATCGGTGATAATGTCAGTATAGGAAGCTATTGTCATATTACGGCAATAAACCGGATCGTGATAGGAAATGGCGTGTTGACAGGTCGATGGGTAACAATCACAGATAACTCTCACGGGGAAACAGACAAGGAAACACTGGATGTGCTCCCGGTAAAACGTCCTTTAAAAAGCAAAGGGCCTGTAATCATTGAAGACAATGTTTGGATAGGTGATAAAGCGACAATTTTACCTGGAGTCACGATTGGCAGAGGAAGCGTCATTGGAGCTAATGCCGTTGTTTCAAAAGATGTACCGTCCTATTCGATTGCAGTAGGTAATCCGATTCGAATCATTAATAATCACACAGTATAATTATAATACATAATGAAAGCAAGAGTAATCGCATATTACTTGCCCCAGTATCACCCCATACCGGAGAATGACAAATATTGGGGCAAAGGGTTCACGGAGTGGAGAAATGTAGGAAAAGCCAAACCATTGTTCCGAGGACATAGCCAGCCTCGGGTGCCGGCAGACTTGGGATATTACGACCTTCGTTTGCCGGAAATAAGAGAAGAGCAAGCCAAATTAGCGAAGGAAGCGGGAATAGAAGGATTCTGCTACTGGCACTATTGGTTTGGCAACGGCAAGCAACTGCTGGAAATGCCTTTCAATGAAGTGTTGCGCACAGGTAAGCCTGATTTCCCCTTCTGCTTGGGGTGGGCGAACCATCACTGGACAAACAGGACCTGGACTGTCGGCGGGACTTTTCAAAAGGATTCCATGATTATGGAACAAACCTATCCGGGAATGGAAGAACACAAGATGCATTTCTATGCCTTACTCCCTGCCTTCAAAGACCGCCGCTATATCACGGTAGACGGCAAATTGTTGTTCGTTGTTTTCCGTCCCCTTGACATACCTGATAGCAAGGAATTTACAAAGCTGTGGAATGAACTGGCTGTAAAGGAGGGTTTGAACGGTTTCCATTTCGTTGGGGTGGAATCGAGTCTGGGCTTGTTTTCCAACAGCTCTAATAACGGGAAAAAGATGATGTATGACGGAAAGAACACGACAAAGGTTTTGTTCCAACGTGTGCTTGATGCCGGTTATGACGGTATCAATTCACGCGGAATGAATCTGGCACATATCCGCTACGACTCCATGCTGAAGTATTACATCAAGAAAGGTCTGAAGAAATTCTTTAAATGGCAGGGAGTTATCAAGTATGATTTTGAGAAAGTCAGCAAACTGCTCTTCGCGGAGGAAGACAAGTGGAACAATGTATATCCAACCCTTATACCAAATTGGGACCGTACTCCCCGGAATGGCAAGAACGCGATTGTCTGGTACCACAACAATCCGGAATTCTTTAAACAGGAAGTGGAGATTGCCCTTGATGTGATTAAGGATAAACCCATGGAGCATAAAATTCTATTCCTGATGTCGTGGAACGAATGGGGAGAAGGCAATTATATGGAACCAGACATTGAATTTGGAAAGGGATATATTCATGCTTTACGTGAAGCGATTGAAGAATAAACATTATGTCTGAAAACAAAACAATCAGCTATTGGCTTATTTTAGCCTTGCCTTGGATCATTGCCCCTTTCATACACGGGCAAAAAACTATATCAGACAAAACAGTAAGCATAAGCCAACTATACTCCCGTAAAATTGTAGCGGAAAGTGAGTATGTAATCCCTGGCCATATTCTTGTTACAGATGGCAAGTTATATAGCAATCCTCCTAATTACTTGTCTACTGATTTTATAAGCGTTGCCGATTGTGATATCATAAAATGTTATTTGCCTCCTAGCAAAGGCGGTGGAGTGGCATTTTATGATGAGGGTAAACGCTTTATTTCAGGTATAAACACTGAACAAGGTGGGGTAATTAAAGTGAAAATACCTGATGCTACTTCGTTTGTCAGATTAAGCAAAAGAACAGATTTGGCAGGATTAAGATATGGAGCAAGATTGTACTCCTCAATAAATAGAACAAAACATGCTTTATTGGTAGAAAGCCATGAAATCACGCAGAGATTAAATGCAAATCTATTCTCAGAATTGACACCCAATTTCTTTCCCGTATTTGTACCTAGTGATTCTGTTTGTAGCAAAATGGGAATCAAAGGAATCAATGCAACAGGCAAAAATAGGAATGAAAGTCAACCATTTTTCAGAATACCTATCCATCTCAAGACCAGACATGGAACCATATTGGTCGCTTGTAATTCTATTCTTGAACAAAATGGTGTGAGAAATTATTCAGTTGTGATTGCCCGAAGCGAGAATGGTGGTCAAACATTCAATAAACGACTGATTTGCAAAGGTACAAATCTGAGTATGATTTACGATAAACAGTACGATCGCATTTTCTTTCTTCATGGCTTGAACTATTCGGTCTCTACGGATGATTGGCAGACATGGAGTGATTTTAAGCCGATGAACATCAAAAAACCACAAGGTTGGGAGAAGTTCTACGCCTCACCCACAGTAGGTATCCAGCTTGAAAACGGCATTTTGGCGGCTCCTTATATCTTGATGAATGGTTTAGGAAAGGATATATCAAAAAATGCGAATGCGGTTGTGTACTCGGCTGACTTTGGAAAGACATGGAAAGTTACAGCAGTAACCCCAGATACAATCATTGCCAATGAAACGACTATTGCAGAGTATGCCCCCAATCAAATTATGATTAATGCACGTGGAGGCACTGAAGTTCAGTGGGGAAGTCCCAATCCAGGACGGCGCGTTTTTGTACCTGTTACCCCCTTACAAAGCGAGAGAAAAGACTGGCATATAAATGAATGGAAGTTACATGAATCAGATAAACAATTGATTGAACCGATTTGCAACGCTTCCTTCATAGCTTGTCAATATGATAAATACCGTTTCGGACTGTTTTGTAATCCGCATACCACTGGAAAAGAGCGGAAGAATTTAATGCTGCAAGTATCCTCAGATTTTACACATTGGACTAAAGTGGGCTTGCTTACTCCATTCAACAGAGTAGTATACGGTTATTGTAGTTTGAATTATCAGAACGGTCAGCTGTCGTTTGTCTATGAGGATAAGGAATGCGGTATTATATATGCAGATCTAACACCTTTCATGGATGAGATTCTTACTAAAATGATTGCAAATAAAATGCTTTACAAGCAAGATTAAAATCCATACAGAACATGATAAAAATTTTTTTAAAGAAATGTAGGACTATGTTTTTTACATTTCTTGCCAAACTGCAATTAAAACAATACGGTAGAAGCTTGACGGTCAATCATTATTGTCGATTCGCAGGGAACGTAAGTGTCGGAGATAATTGTCATTTTAATGGAATGAAAATAGGGGGAGGTAATGTGTTGATACACAACAACTTACATAGTGGTGAAGAGGTGCTGATATTAGCACAAAGCCATAATTACAACGGTAATGAACTTCCATACGATAGTACATATATAATAAAGAATGTGGTTATTGATGACAATGTGTGGATTGGAAGTCGCGTGCTTATCATTGGTAATGTACACATAGGTGAAGGTGCTATTATCGGTGCTGGAAGCATAGTGACAAAAGATGTTCCTCCCTTAGCTATCTATGCAGGAGGAAGAATCATAAAATATAGGGATAAAGAAAAATACGAAACACTTAAATCTTTAAAAAAATTTCATTGAAATGAAAGCTCCAAAAATTATTGCGGAAATCGGTTGCAATCACAAGGGTGATATGGCAATCGCTAAAGAGATGATTATGACTGCCGCCACTTATTGTAAAGTGGATGTAGTTAAGTTTCAGAAACGTTGCAATAAAGAACTGTTGACTCCTGAAGAGTACAATGCTCCGCATCCTCATCCGGAAAATTCATACGGTAAGACATATGGCGAGCACCGGGAATTCTTGGAGTTCAATCTTGACCAGCACCGCCAGTTGCAGGAATGGTGTAATGAGTTCGGCGTGGAATATTCTACATCCGTTTGGGACATCACTTCGGCCAAGGAAATCTGTACCCTGCATCCGAACCTGATAAAAATTCCTTCTGCCTGTAACTTGAACAAAGGCTTGTTGGAATACCTGTGCGATAATTTCGGCGGTGAAATCCATTTGTCTTTTGGCATGACTACCCGTGATGAAGAAGAACAGATTATCCAGTTCTTCGAATCCAAAAGTCGTAACAAGGATTTGGTTATTTATGATTGTACATCAGGTTATCCTGTGCCTTTTGAAGACATTTGTCTGCTTGAAATCACCCGTTTGCGTGAACTGTATGCAGACAGAGTGAAAGCCATCGGTTTTTCCGGACATCATTTGGGTATAGCCGTAGATAGTGCTGCTGTAGCTCTTGGTGCGGAATGGGTAGAACGGCACTATACCCTTGACCGTACTTGGAAAGGGACAGACCATGCTGCATCCTTGGAACCCGATGGTGTGCGCAAGTTGGCTCGTGACTGTCGTGCCGTGGCAAAGGCCTTGGCATACAAGAAAGAGGATATCCTCGACATCGAGAAAGTACAAAGAAACAAATTGAAGAAAAATCAAGTGAAATGGTAATCGCATTCATTCCAGTAAGGGGCGGTAGCAAGTCTATCCCCCTTAAAAATATTAAGCCGTTCTGTGGCAAGCCTTTGGTGTGCTGGAACATTGAGGCATTGGAGTACTGTCCAGAGGTGGATGAAGTTATTGTTGCCACTGATTCTGACAAAATAGAAGAGACGGTGGCGGCACAAGCATACAAGAAGACAAAGGTCTACCGACGTTCTGCAGAGAACGCTTGTGACACGGCAAGCACGGAAAGCGTAATGTTAGAGTATATCCACTACGCACAACTTCCGAGTGATGATATCTTTATGCTGGTGCAAGCTACCTCCCCATTGACTGAAACAGTTCACTTTATGGAAGCACTTACTATGTATGGCAAAGGGGAATATGATTCTATTTTGACTTGTGTACGTAATTACCGTTTCTTTTGGAATGAAGACGGTACAAGCATGAATTACGATTATATGAACCGTCCCCGCAGACAGAACTTCTCAGGAATGTTGATGGAGAACGGTGCCTTCTATATAAATAAGGTAGGGAATATCCTTGAATCGGGCAATCGTTTAAGCGGACATATCGGCATTTACGAGATGCCTGAATATACGGCAACAGAGATAGACGAGCCGGACGACTGGATTGTATTGGAGAACCTGATGCACAAGCACGTATTGGCAAAACGCAAAGAAACAAGAAAATCCATCAAGCTTTTCTTATGCGATGTAGATGGTACGCTGACAGACGGTGGCATGTATTACTCTGAAAACGGTGACGAACTAAAAAAATTCAACACCCGTGACGGCATGGGCTTTCAGTTGCTCCGTGAAGCTGGTATAAAAACCGGCATTATCACATCAGAAGATACTAAAATTGTGGAAAACCGTGCCAAGAAACTGAATGTGGATTTTCTCTATCAAGGAAAAAGAGATGGCGGCAAGTTGGCGGTCGCTAAAAAGATATGCGAACGGCTTGGCATCACGCTGGACGAGGTGGCTTATATCGGTGATGACATGAATTGCGTGGATTTGTTGAAAGCTGTTGGCATGAAGGCTTGTCCAGCTGATGCTTGTGAGGAAGTGAAAGCGATTGCTGGTATTCGAGTGATGACCTATAACGGTGGAAATGGATGTGTGAGAGAATTTATAAACTACCTGCTATGAAAATTGCTTTTACGGTATATAATTTAGCTTTTATATCCAATTGGATAAAGAAATTAATGCCTTATTGGAAGAATTGCGAGATTGTGATTTTCCATATTGCAAGCTTACAAAAACAAAAGCTACCTGCCATTGAAGGAATTAAGTGCTATGATGTCAGTTTTTGTTCTTATTCTGAAATAATAGATATTATAGAAGATGAAAAAATTGATCTATGGATAAGTCTTAATTTCAGATCCTTGTTTGAATTGTTGTTTCAAAGAATATGCGCTTTACAAGGTATCGAAAGTATATATTTGGAACATGGATTTTTTTCACAAAACACACTTCATTTTAAAACTCAAAAAGCCCAAAGACACATTTGGGAAACAATTAATCGCCAATTGAATTTTTGGCGGAAATATGTAGGATTGCTATACAACACAAACAAGAAATCACAGGAATGGCGAGTGTTGCAACATGTCTATTTTAAAAATGATTTCAATTTATCGCCGTTTGACCATTATTTCATCTATAGTCAACGTGAATATAAATTGTTATCCAATATCTTTTCCTTGGACGAAAACAATACTGCGTTGGTAGGCTATCCCATATTTTCAAGCGAAAAAGACAAAGAAGCGGCCTCAGCCGGATTAACAATGAATGGGGAAGCACTGTACGTGCATCAACCTTTTATTTTGGACGGATATGCTACGATTACCTATGAGCAAGAAAGGGAGTATTTGTTGGATTTAGAAAAACAGCTATTAAACAAATACAAACGATTAATAGTCCTTTTACATCCACGAGAGAACTTATCCGCATACAAAAAACGATTTGCAGATACTCAAATTACTATTATACAATCACCTAACAACTATTCTTGCTTTACTGATAAATCTCTTATCATAGGACATTATAGCACAGCATTGCTGTATGCACTTTATTTTGAAAAGCCTACTATCATATTGGACTATCCTACAGTAAAAAACGACCCAATTTTCCAGGAATGCTTTCCAAGAGTCGAAAGTATAGAAGATGTATGCTCAAGTGATTATGATATAGATATAAGTAAGAAAATCCCTTTTGCAGGGAAAGAGAATACATACGAGCATATAGCACAGGAGATTATTAAAATATGTGGAGAGTAATACCATGAATAGGATAATGAGTAACAAGAAGTCTAAAGTCTGCCTCGTCAGTTCCTGCGGCGGACATTTTATGGAACTGATGCAACTGCTTCCATTAGTACAAGGCAGGCGATATTACATCGTGACAGAGAAGAATGTCGCATCAACCGGAGCGTTAAAGAAGCATCCACATCATTATTTGGTACAGCAAGAACGTGGAGGAATTAGTTTCATTTTTAAGTTCGGATGGAACATTCTCCTTTCATTCATTTATTTTGTAATGGAAAGGCCGACTACAATAATCACCACGGGGGCCGGTGCGTCTTATCCTACCTGCTTGTTCGCACGGTTGTTCAAACGACGGATTATCTATGTGGAGAGCTTTGCCAAATTAGACAGCGAATCCGTTACTGGCAAAATGGTATATCCGTTTGCCGACTATTTCTTCGTGCAATGGCCGGAAATGAAGAAAGTCTATCCGAAAGCCATTTATGGCGGAAGCGTTTATTGATGGTTTATACAAGTAGCTTCCTGATAAAGCCACTTTCGTTCTTTGACTTATTTGAATTATGGACAGGATTAAGTTGTTTGTCCCATTGGGAACACAGAAGTTCCCTTTCGGGCGTATCATCACAGCCTTGAACCTGTTGGTTGACCAAGGCAAATATCAAGCTGACGAGATAGTGATGCAATCCGCACTTTACCCCGTGAAACCGAAGTTTACGCATTTCGGGCTGATTCCCCACGAGGATTTCGACTGTTACATGCAAGAAGCTGAGGTGGTGGTTACTCATAGTGGCGTAAACTCCATCATATCTTGTATGGAAATGGGCAAACCGTTGGTCGTTTGTCCTCGGCTACATGAATATAATGAGCATGTGGACAACCATCAAATGGAAATCGCCACGCTGATGCGCGACAAGTATGACGTGTTGATTTGTACGGACATGAAAGACTTGCCGGAATTGATTGAGAAGGCAAAGACACACAAGTACAAGCCTTGGGTCAGTCACAGGGAAGAGTTATTGGAAGCTATACGTGAGTTAATTGTTTGATTGCATACTTTTCGTTGATATTCGTTGTTTTTATATTTAATGATTAAGAGAATTAATTGGATACATAGACAAATGCATGGAAGACTTGATGAAGTTTGAAACCAACTCATTATATGATGTAGAAAGCTTCTGCGCCGATAATGAAAGCCGCCTCCCGTTGCATAAGCG
The Phocaeicola salanitronis DSM 18170 genome window above contains:
- a CDS encoding glycosyltransferase, coding for MKKILYIVHSSKMGGATISFLNMVCGMKMAGYEPVIVYPDYNETFISILKQNDLEHIRMDLTPLILNTSSLKNKILYFYHFATLTIRLKKTTKSFERLVRKVKPDLIHTNTGIIHEGFFAAKKLGIPHVWHLREYQDLDFGWTIYPSKKKFINALSASNVIAISHGIFNHFKLSTAKDRVIYNGILSKTEITYNPKKQKYFLCASRVVASKGHEDVVKAFASFSKYHPDYRLVILGDGHKKFIDHLHKLAEKLGCKELIKFEGYKTVPETVKCMQNAKALIVASKFEGFGRMTAEAAFAGCFVLGRDTGGTKEIIEHTNGILFHDTNGLIRAMNDVCSLNEDTYSQRVIQGQCFAVDNYSIEKNIQKIIQYYSFLLDRIV
- a CDS encoding acyltransferase gives rise to the protein MRLLKGARYITVGHNSHFGVQAELTAWDTFGDDRFTPSIEIGDNVSIGSYCHITAINRIVIGNGVLTGRWVTITDNSHGETDKETLDVLPVKRPLKSKGPVIIEDNVWIGDKATILPGVTIGRGSVIGANAVVSKDVPSYSIAVGNPIRIINNHTV
- a CDS encoding glycosyltransferase WbsX family protein produces the protein MKARVIAYYLPQYHPIPENDKYWGKGFTEWRNVGKAKPLFRGHSQPRVPADLGYYDLRLPEIREEQAKLAKEAGIEGFCYWHYWFGNGKQLLEMPFNEVLRTGKPDFPFCLGWANHHWTNRTWTVGGTFQKDSMIMEQTYPGMEEHKMHFYALLPAFKDRRYITVDGKLLFVVFRPLDIPDSKEFTKLWNELAVKEGLNGFHFVGVESSLGLFSNSSNNGKKMMYDGKNTTKVLFQRVLDAGYDGINSRGMNLAHIRYDSMLKYYIKKGLKKFFKWQGVIKYDFEKVSKLLFAEEDKWNNVYPTLIPNWDRTPRNGKNAIVWYHNNPEFFKQEVEIALDVIKDKPMEHKILFLMSWNEWGEGNYMEPDIEFGKGYIHALREAIEE
- a CDS encoding exo-alpha-sialidase, with the protein product MSENKTISYWLILALPWIIAPFIHGQKTISDKTVSISQLYSRKIVAESEYVIPGHILVTDGKLYSNPPNYLSTDFISVADCDIIKCYLPPSKGGGVAFYDEGKRFISGINTEQGGVIKVKIPDATSFVRLSKRTDLAGLRYGARLYSSINRTKHALLVESHEITQRLNANLFSELTPNFFPVFVPSDSVCSKMGIKGINATGKNRNESQPFFRIPIHLKTRHGTILVACNSILEQNGVRNYSVVIARSENGGQTFNKRLICKGTNLSMIYDKQYDRIFFLHGLNYSVSTDDWQTWSDFKPMNIKKPQGWEKFYASPTVGIQLENGILAAPYILMNGLGKDISKNANAVVYSADFGKTWKVTAVTPDTIIANETTIAEYAPNQIMINARGGTEVQWGSPNPGRRVFVPVTPLQSERKDWHINEWKLHESDKQLIEPICNASFIACQYDKYRFGLFCNPHTTGKERKNLMLQVSSDFTHWTKVGLLTPFNRVVYGYCSLNYQNGQLSFVYEDKECGIIYADLTPFMDEILTKMIANKMLYKQD
- a CDS encoding acyltransferase, whose translation is MIKIFLKKCRTMFFTFLAKLQLKQYGRSLTVNHYCRFAGNVSVGDNCHFNGMKIGGGNVLIHNNLHSGEEVLILAQSHNYNGNELPYDSTYIIKNVVIDDNVWIGSRVLIIGNVHIGEGAIIGAGSIVTKDVPPLAIYAGGRIIKYRDKEKYETLKSLKKFH
- a CDS encoding N-acetylneuraminate synthase family protein — protein: MKAPKIIAEIGCNHKGDMAIAKEMIMTAATYCKVDVVKFQKRCNKELLTPEEYNAPHPHPENSYGKTYGEHREFLEFNLDQHRQLQEWCNEFGVEYSTSVWDITSAKEICTLHPNLIKIPSACNLNKGLLEYLCDNFGGEIHLSFGMTTRDEEEQIIQFFESKSRNKDLVIYDCTSGYPVPFEDICLLEITRLRELYADRVKAIGFSGHHLGIAVDSAAVALGAEWVERHYTLDRTWKGTDHAASLEPDGVRKLARDCRAVAKALAYKKEDILDIEKVQRNKLKKNQVKW
- a CDS encoding N-acylneuraminate cytidylyltransferase, which produces MVIAFIPVRGGSKSIPLKNIKPFCGKPLVCWNIEALEYCPEVDEVIVATDSDKIEETVAAQAYKKTKVYRRSAENACDTASTESVMLEYIHYAQLPSDDIFMLVQATSPLTETVHFMEALTMYGKGEYDSILTCVRNYRFFWNEDGTSMNYDYMNRPRRQNFSGMLMENGAFYINKVGNILESGNRLSGHIGIYEMPEYTATEIDEPDDWIVLENLMHKHVLAKRKETRKSIKLFLCDVDGTLTDGGMYYSENGDELKKFNTRDGMGFQLLREAGIKTGIITSEDTKIVENRAKKLNVDFLYQGKRDGGKLAVAKKICERLGITLDEVAYIGDDMNCVDLLKAVGMKACPADACEEVKAIAGIRVMTYNGGNGCVREFINYLL
- the pssD gene encoding PssD/Cps14F family polysaccharide biosynthesis glycosyltransferase is translated as MSNKKSKVCLVSSCGGHFMELMQLLPLVQGRRYYIVTEKNVASTGALKKHPHHYLVQQERGGISFIFKFGWNILLSFIYFVMERPTTIITTGAGASYPTCLFARLFKRRIIYVESFAKLDSESVTGKMVYPFADYFFVQWPEMKKVYPKAIYGGSVY
- a CDS encoding glycosyltransferase, translating into MDRIKLFVPLGTQKFPFGRIITALNLLVDQGKYQADEIVMQSALYPVKPKFTHFGLIPHEDFDCYMQEAEVVVTHSGVNSIISCMEMGKPLVVCPRLHEYNEHVDNHQMEIATLMRDKYDVLICTDMKDLPELIEKAKTHKYKPWVSHREELLEAIRELIV